CCTTTCAACTCTCTTGTATGGATCAGAATGCTGGAGAATTACAATGAAAGACCTTCATAAGGTATCAGTTTTCCACAACAAATCTCTAAGGAAAATATGTCGCATTTTTTGGCCGAATATGATATCAAACGAAGAACTATATGATAGATGCCAATTGGGATGCATGGAAGGCATTATACAAAGAAGACGCTGGAGCTGGATTGGCCACGTGCTAAGGAAAGAGGATGGTAGCATTACCAAAACGGCACTCTATTGGACTCCAGAAGGGAACAGGAAGAGGGGGAGACCCAAGAACACCTGGAGAAGGACCGTAGAGAGGGAAATGAGGGACCTGACCTGCACCTGGGGGACACTACGGCGCCGGGCTTTGGACAGAGTGGAGTGGAGGACTTTTGTTGCTGCCCTACGTGCCCACCCGGCATAATGGgcagtaagtaagtaagtaagatggatgatttatttatattgctgtcaattgtttgctcattgaagtctaacaacactctcagttcttagaaattgagggaaagatactcaacctcaaaaatttcaaatttcaataacaaacttgagaagtaaaagaaatgctgcactttagtcaaaacccatgtcattttcaccaaactttgcaaagttgtagaggaagttatacctaagaggtgcgaacattaaaaaatatgggttcatgtgcttgttttcaaactatcagcactcttatgAGAGCAatttgctttttaaaacacccgcAAACGCGCCAAAAGTTTTttatctatgtgaggaaaaattccgaaccacttttccatttaatcaaactcggggtcacattcatcatactttgcaccaCTACAGAGAatctattttgaaaatgtagaggaataaaaaaatggtccatggaataattccagtttatcatgtttattagcttcataaaataacacatcggatctgcagttagtgcagataaggagttgcgtttaaacgcaagtcaaaaaatcaattgcaagtcccaaatgcgcgctgttgattggttgaaaatcaagttgcgcatgatttttagagttgcaatcaaaTATGTTTGATGCTTATGAAAAAACTTGTAAAGAAAAAGTTACAAAAATTGAAAACCAAGTATTATTGTGGAAATGCcgatatttaaaggtcaagtccacctcagaaaaatgttgatttgaatcaatagagaaaaatccgacAAGTATATAAtgctgtaaatttcatcaaaatcggatgtaaaataagaaagttatgacattttaaagtttcgctatttttcacaaaatagttatatgcacaatttagtcacatgcaaatgagagaatcgatgatgcccctcacttactatttcttttgttttttattgtttgaatcatacaaaatttcaattattacagatttgacaataaagatcaacttgactgagccataaaatgttaaataatagtaattcaacatgttcagggcaaaataaaactttgtttcacaggacaatgaggagaaaattagaatatttcaaatttcatataataaaatacaaaaagaaatagtgagtgtgtggTGTCATcacttccctcatttgcataccgaccaggatgtgaatatacctattttgcgaaattaagcgaaaattaaaaatgtcataactttcttattttctatccgattttgatgaaattttcagtgttgtgcttgtaggatttgtctctttttatgCAAATCCACTtctggttggggtggacttgtcctttaacatttTTCGGAAAAGTTACTGTACTACAACCTTTAATTCTTTCAAACATAACCTATATTTAATGACTGTATTTCCCATGCTTGATCacactaatttaaaaaaattgaacaaattatatttgaatttatatgGAAAGggcgtgataaaataaaaagaaaaacaatgattGGTAGAACTGAAAAAGGAGGAATAAATATGCCTGATTTTGTCTTAAACAGTTTGGCTAAACAGTCTTTTTGAAAACAAGGATCACAATTTTAGGCGGAAGTTCCTTCCTGAACTACACCTCAATTACTCTGGACCGAATTCACTTGTTCTGAAAATGCCTTTTGAAAAAGAATGTCTATGGTATGGTATGGTACTTATTAAATCATGCATCGCAGTTACAAAGACTAAATTGCACATGGATATAAAAATGTACTGTCTCAAAACAGTGGAATTATTTACataattaaaaagtaaacataTATCAGACTGAATGCAATAAAGAACATACTACTGCGTATTAAACCATACATATTATTTACGATAAAAGAGTAATGTAAAACCCACCcataattaaaacaaagaagaggaagaagaataacaagaaaaagATGAGCGAGAGCAGACAAGGAACAATTCAAACGAACGTCGCACCATCCGCGCTtctcgcggggggggggggggggtaggtacactcccctccctgcaccccccCGGAACGCGCTTTCCGTGCTCACTACTGCCACCTAAACAGAAATCCTAGTTATGCCACTAATTCTAGACGGAATTACTGGGAAATATTTGGctctgcccccctccccctctcataACAGGCACAtgttacgccgctgcaacgAGGTGCCTTAAACCACTCGACCGCGGCAACcgaggaaggaaaaaaaagtcgGTCTCGCGGGCCTTCGGTCTCGCGGACCCTCGGTCTCGCGGACCTTCGGTCTAGCGGGCCGTCACCATATCCACGGACAACTCAACTAATAAATAGAATGATAGTGTAACGGTGTGATCATAGTTTAGTAAGGAATTGTTAGTGTAATTCTACGAGAGGGCGTAAGTACATCAAAATAATCTACTTTGTGTTCAAGACTCGATTGAGCAAAGCACTGCAACATGCCTAATTGTTGCCTCACATATCAACTGTTTGTGACAACGTAGGATTCCTAAAGTTCACGTATTTCGGACAAGCAGTGTGTGTTTTTATGATTGCGCTTGTGCTGTTTATCTGGGAGCTATTTACTCCACCAAACTCTGCATTCGTGAACACAAGGCAGGGTTATAATACGGACTTACGTCGCGTCTATAGTAGTGGATGTGCAAACCGAAAAGCCCCTTATTATGGATGAGTGGGTTCTTACCAGCAAATGAAGATCCGATGAAAGTTCCGATTCCAgaaacaatttcaaaagaggCCAGTATGACTGGAAAGTGAGAATGGTCAGCTCTGTCCTTACAAATCACCAAAAATAGAACGCTTCTCCCAGAAATCGTCAGTGACGTAATGAATGACGTCACAATCATTACAAGAAATTTCGGAACAAATATATCTACAAGAATTGACGTGATGTTGAGTAAATTTAGTAAAAGAAACAGGTATTTCCCTTCGAATAGTTTGGACCCCACGAGTATTCCGCTGGAGCAGCGGCCAATGAAGGTTGCAACAGCCGCTGAGTAAGCAATACTTAATGCCCTGGATGTAGGTTTACCAATCAGTGCCACGGCGCGTGGGATGAGGAAGGAGAACCAACCACCACATAGAATGGAGTACACCAGATCGAGGAACATAAGAAGGATCATCAAACGGTCTTGATTGTAGATGGAGTCATTGACGATTCGGCGACCAGAGGCGTAAAGATCACAACAAATCGTTTGACTTATCATGCTACACCCTTTCTCATTATGCAAATCGTACTTTTTACAAATTACGTCCTTATCCCGTTTACCAGTGGATGACCCCTGTACTAGTAAAGATGTACATTCGCTTGTCTCTGCAGTGGATTCCTCCAGCGAGGTGAAGTTGTCAACGTCGGTGTAAATTGTCTCTGCTTGTGCTTTATCCAAATGATGAAGGGGCACTGTCTGCATTCCTGATGTGCAAGGACTTGTTACTTCGGTCTTCGTATctaagggttcgccagtcattcGTTCATTTTGTTGTGAATTGTCATGGTCAATCCTTGAGACGCCCTCTACGTCGAGACCCACCATCAATACCAAAGGTATCAGGTGTGCCATGATGCCTCCTATGATCAATAAGGACCCTCTCCAGCCGTAGATTCCCATCAGGTATTCAGCAAGTAGTGGCACAAGGGCCATCCCGAAGGCATATCCTGATTTGCCAATGCCGTAGAAGATTCCAAAGGCATCTCCGGACTGATTATTCAGGGTGATTATAAGCGAAATCGACATAATGCTGGAACCGAGCCCTGCATGAGAAGTCAAAGATAAACAACCAATCTAGATTATTTGTACCTGACCAAGACATCAAATGAGGTCTGGTGGTGTTCAAGGTAATGTATGTGATATATGAAGCAATATTGCCTTAACAGATAAATAAGGATATAATTGGGTTAAATCTTTTCTATGAAATAAGTAGTTTGGTATATAAAAAGGGACTGATTATAAAGTATAGGCTGCAACACATGATACAGACCTTGTGAATCTTTATCTCTGACAATTAAAACAGAGCTTCATTTTTATTGTCAgtataattatatattcatttttattatagcCATCAGGATTTTAATTATCAATGATATTGTTGTGTTATTCGTATTGTTGTTGTCATCAATATCTTATGattatattcattataataCTTAAATTGCATTGGTATTAGGCTCgataattcatattcatatctttattaatattatccatatcatcattatcaccaatgTCGTGTCATTAACAtcacaatattattttcatcttcatcattaatgttttgtttgtttaactTTATTGTATTCACGGTTAAAAGATGCAGTGTACTACATATTAATGCCCGCAATCTGCATAAAGCTGTTTTTCAGCAAGGCCctgataaaaaaatgcaagtaCACAGAAAGTTATAAAAGGtaaaacattcaaattcaacaaatatgaaaaaataacatttactgaaattaaagaaaattaaagaaacagcaaa
This region of Lytechinus pictus isolate F3 Inbred chromosome 16, Lp3.0, whole genome shotgun sequence genomic DNA includes:
- the LOC129283620 gene encoding uncharacterized protein LOC129283620, which produces MTSSTLRNPGAVKLTLAMFLQTCYLLGVVKSIGVYLPALERDLGTTSTAIGVSLGFFYAFAFGPGPLVAYLYQRLRGGYRRCLVMTGAALATAGIILTSLVINGVQLAICLSVAGLGSSIMSISLIITLNNQSGDAFGIFYGIGKSGYAFGMALVPLLAEYLMGIYGWRGSLLIIGGIMAHLIPLVLMVGLDVEGVSRIDHDNSQQNERMTGEPLDTKTEVTSPCTSGMQTVPLHHLDKAQAETIYTDVDNFTSLEESTAETSECTSLLVQGSSTGKRDKDVICKKYDLHNEKGCSMISQTICCDLYASGRRIVNDSIYNQDRLMILLMFLDLVYSILCGGWFSFLIPRAVALIGKPTSRALSIAYSAAVATFIGRCSSGILVGSKLFEGKYLFLLLNLLNITSILVDIFVPKFLVMIVTSFITSLTISGRSVLFLVICKDRADHSHFPVILASFEIVSGIGTFIGSSFAGYVAHVAGTFNASFMLIAAFDVLGFCLMLITIIIDKYQEHNFD